From the Oleiphilus messinensis genome, one window contains:
- the glmM gene encoding phosphoglucosamine mutase, producing the protein MGSKKYFGTDGIRGAVGREPITPEFMLKLGWAVGKVFSQDGADGRVLIGKDTRISGYMFESALEAGLSAAGVNVSLLGPMPTPAIAYLTRTFRAAAGIVISASHNPHYDNGIKFFSADGAKLDDRIEFEIESYLEKDVEVVESHRLGKARRIEDAVGRYVEFCKSTVPSSMSLDGLKIVLDCAHGATYQVAPLVFSELGAQVESLGVSPNGLNINKQQGSTQPENLQNEVVQRGAHLGIAFDGDGDRVVMVDHRGELVDGDELIYIIAKSRQRAGRLRGGVVGTLMTNFGAELAFREMGIPFERAKVGDRYVMERLVKNDWLLGGEGSGHIVCRDNTTTGDGIISALQVLIALREEGCTLHELKAGMHKLPQKMVNVKVAERFDPMTKADISDAVARAEVRLAGAGRVLLRASGTEPLIRVMVEGDEAELVDQLVEELAAVVKAAV; encoded by the coding sequence ATGGGAAGTAAGAAATATTTTGGTACGGACGGCATTAGAGGGGCCGTGGGGCGGGAACCGATTACGCCGGAGTTCATGTTGAAGTTGGGGTGGGCTGTTGGAAAAGTCTTTTCTCAAGATGGTGCTGATGGTCGGGTGTTGATTGGTAAGGATACTCGTATCTCTGGTTATATGTTTGAGTCTGCACTTGAGGCGGGGTTGTCCGCTGCAGGTGTTAATGTCAGTTTGCTTGGGCCAATGCCTACGCCAGCAATCGCTTATTTGACGCGAACATTTCGTGCTGCTGCAGGTATTGTTATAAGTGCCTCGCATAATCCGCATTATGATAATGGTATCAAGTTTTTCTCGGCGGATGGCGCCAAACTTGATGACCGTATCGAGTTCGAAATTGAGTCTTATCTGGAGAAAGATGTCGAGGTGGTAGAGTCACATCGCCTGGGTAAGGCTCGCCGGATTGAGGATGCGGTTGGTCGGTATGTGGAGTTTTGTAAAAGCACTGTGCCGTCGAGTATGTCGCTGGACGGGCTGAAGATTGTTCTGGATTGTGCGCATGGCGCAACCTATCAAGTGGCGCCCTTAGTGTTTAGTGAGCTTGGTGCGCAGGTTGAGAGTCTGGGAGTGTCGCCTAATGGGCTTAATATTAATAAGCAGCAAGGGTCAACTCAACCTGAAAATTTGCAGAACGAAGTCGTTCAGCGCGGTGCTCATTTAGGTATAGCGTTTGATGGCGATGGCGATAGGGTTGTGATGGTTGATCACCGGGGAGAGTTGGTTGATGGTGACGAGTTAATTTATATTATCGCTAAAAGTCGCCAGCGCGCAGGTCGCTTACGTGGTGGAGTTGTGGGTACGTTAATGACGAACTTTGGCGCTGAGCTTGCGTTTCGGGAAATGGGGATTCCATTTGAGCGGGCTAAAGTAGGCGACAGGTATGTAATGGAAAGGTTGGTTAAAAATGACTGGTTGTTAGGTGGCGAAGGGTCCGGTCATATCGTTTGCCGTGATAATACCACCACAGGAGATGGGATTATCTCGGCGTTGCAGGTGTTGATTGCCTTGAGGGAGGAGGGTTGTACCTTGCATGAACTCAAGGCTGGTATGCACAAGCTGCCGCAAAAAATGGTTAACGTGAAAGTGGCGGAACGATTTGATCCGATGACGAAAGCTGACATCAGTGATGCTGTTGCTCGGGCTGAAGTGCGTTTGGCCGGGGCCGGGCGTGTTTTGCTTCGGGCTTCTGGTACTGAACCCTTGATCAGGGTTATGGTTGAGGGCGATGAGGCTGAGTTGGTTGATCAGTTGGTCGAAGAATTGGCTGCTGTTGTTAAAGCTGCTGTGTGA